Within Aspergillus oryzae RIB40 DNA, chromosome 2, the genomic segment TGAAATGCCCAATACGAACTGGTATGACCCTACACAGCGCATGGTTGCATAGATAGTAGCCCCAGAAGACTCACAACAGAACGCATTCAGGTTGTGGTTCCGGGTGTTTGCCAACCTGGGTCTGAGGAGAAACGGAGCACCTTATTCGCTCCCCCGTATCGAAGCTGATATGGACCACTTGGACACCTTCCATGTTGGTGGAGGATGGAGCAACGACGGCCCAAAGAGTCACCATCAGATGGATTACTACTCCGGCTCGTTTGCTATCCAATTCTTGCAGTTACTTTATTCGAGACTGGCCGCCGATTTTGACCCGCAACGGGCTGAACGGTATCGAGAACGGGCGAGACAATTTGCCCTTGATTTCGTGTACTATTTTGACGCAGATGGTTTGTTTTCTCGCGGAACTGAACTGGCCCGCAATCAGTACTGACTGTATGCCCTTTACTGACAGGAGCCGCCATCCCTTTCGGAAGGTCCATGACATATCGATTCGCCATGGCTGGGTTCTGGGGAGCGCTTGCCTTTGCGGACGTCGCGCCCCCGGCACCACTCACCTGGGGTGTTGTCAAGGGCCTTCTCTTGAGACATTTCCGTTGGTGGGCAACCCAAGAGGACATGTTCAGCAGCGACGGAACGCTGAATCTCGGATATTCATACGCGAACATGTACCTGACAGAGAACTACAATTCTCCTGGCTCACCTTACTGGTGTTGCCTTTCATTTGTCCCTCTGGTACTGGGAGAAACACACCCATTCTGGGCAGCCAAGGAGGAGCCATACCCAATTGCCTCCCTCTCACCCGTTGCAGCGCTCCAGTATCCCAAGCACATCGTAGTCCACCGTGGCGGACATTCATTCCTGCTCTCCTCCGGACAAGCCTGCCACTACCCCTTAAAGGCAACTCAGGCAAAGTACGGCAAATTCGCTTACAGCGCATCCTTTGGGTACTCCGTTCCGACAGGCTCTTACCAACTGGAACAACATGCCCCAGACAGTATGCTAGCACTCTCCGAAGACGGAGGAGACATCTGGCAAACACGGCGACTGGCGATAAACGCACGCATCGAATACCACGATGATACCCCCGTGCTAGCCTCCTCCTGGAAACCCTGGTCAGACGTGGAAGTAGAAACGTACCTGATTCCTCCCCacgaagaaagcgagaacTGGCATATCCGTGCGCACCGCGTTCGCACAGGACGAGATCTTATGACGTCCGAAGGCGCCTTCGCCATCTACGGGTGTCGGAGCGATAATGGCCGGATTCTGGGACCTTTAGCGGAACGGCCCTCCGAGGGGACCTTGCAGGAATCTCAGAAGGCGCTCACAGTTTCCTCGGTTGGAGTTGTGGGCATTGTAGAGTTACAGCCCGGTGTTGATCGGGCTGGAAGGGTGGTCCTCGCTGATCCTAACTCGAACCTCATGTACGGCCGCACTCTGTTGCCTTCTCTGGGGGCTGATCTGCCCTCGGGATCTGAGCGTTGGTTTGTGACTGCTGTCTTTGCTTTGCCTGCccatggggatggggatgcATGGCGGCAGAAGTGGGAACGACTGCCAGTCATTCCGGAGTGGTTGAAGCGGGTTATGGAGAGTGGTGGTCAGTGAAACCAGTGGTCATAGATCAATAAGTTGGATCAGCTGATTCGTAGTTTTCGAACTTGTCCGCTGCatccttttgcttttgtttgCAACCTTCTACAGATAAACTATGTATGGCCCGTAGGCACAGCTACAATATACAAAATCTTCTATTATACATCTGTAAAACCATCATCAGAGTATCACGAGCTAGTATCCCAGCCAAGCTTACTCCCGATAAACTTAGCAAGTTCTACTAAACTCTTGTC encodes:
- a CDS encoding glycoside hydrolase family 154 protein (uncharacterized protein conserved in bacteria) yields the protein MAPVLKKYKAAAVNAEPGCWKGWLQVHCFPRAFRSPFRTRRDFQDACRALLDPLVPRFTAGCSRVKIGSSTTRFDEGGAQIEGFARPLWALAALLGGGYQYPEAVRWYQGLINGTDPHSPEYWGDIEDLDQRMVEMCPLGFALAVAPHVFWDPLTIQQKHNVANWLASINEREMPNTNWLWFRVFANLGLRRNGAPYSLPRIEADMDHLDTFHVGGGWSNDGPKSHHQMDYYSGSFAIQFLQLLYSRLAADFDPQRAERYRERARQFALDFVYYFDADGAAIPFGRSMTYRFAMAGFWGALAFADVAPPAPLTWGVVKGLLLRHFRWWATQEDMFSSDGTLNLGYSYANMYLTENYNSPGSPYWCCLSFVPLVLGETHPFWAAKEEPYPIASLSPVAALQYPKHIVVHRGGHSFLLSSGQACHYPLKATQAKYGKFAYSASFGYSVPTGSYQLEQHAPDSMLALSEDGGDIWQTRRLAINARIEYHDDTPVLASSWKPWSDVEVETYLIPPHEESENWHIRAHRVRTGRDLMTSEGAFAIYGCRSDNGRILGPLAERPSEGTLQESQKALTVSSVGVVGIVELQPGVDRAGRVVLADPNSNLMYGRTLLPSLGADLPSGSERWFVTAVFALPAHGDGDAWRQKWERLPVIPEWLKRVMESGGQ